The Arthrobacter oryzae DNA window CCTGCGGAGTCCGACGTCGGGTTTACCACGGGAGCAACCATGGCGAACTTCACCGGTTTGGCCGCGGCGCGGTGGCGCCTGATGGCCGACGCCGGCTGGGACTTCGACAGCGACGGCCTCGCCGGTGCGCCTCGGATCCACTGCTTCGTGGGCCAGGAACGCCATGACACGATCGACCTCGGACTTCGATACCTGGGCCTTGGCCGGCCCACTGTCGTCCCCTCCGACGGCCAGGGCCGTATCAATCCGGCAGAACTCGACTGCGCCCTGGACCGTTCCCTGGTCAGTGCCTCGCGTGGTGCAGACGGATCATCCCGGCCCCCGCTGCTGGTCTGCCTGCAGGCCGGGAACCTGCATTCCGGCGCCTTTGATCCGTTTCTTGAAGCGATCACCGTCGCCCGGTCGCACGGTGCATGGGTGCATGTGGACGGCGCTTTCGGACTCTGGGCAGCCGCCCTGCCCGAACTGGCCGCTCTGACCGCAGGAGTGCAGGGTGCCGATTCCTGGGGAACCGACGCACACAAGACCCTCAATGTGCCCTACGACTGCGGCATTGTGGTGGTCCGGGATGCGCGCGCGCTGCGTTCGGCCATGGGACTGCACGCCAGCTACCTGGTCCAGGACGCGGACGGCGCCGCGGATCCGTTCGAGACTGTTCCGGAACTATCGCGCCGCGCACGCGGCGTCCCTGTCTGGGCGGCGCTGAAGTCCCTCGGCAGGGAGGGTGTTGCAGCACAGGTGCGCAACCTGGTCAGCCGCGCTTCGCAGCTGGCGGAGCGGCTGTCGGTGCTGGACGGCGTCGAAATCCTCAACGACGTCCAGTACACGCAGGTCTCGCTGGCTTTCGGCGACGACGCCACAACGCGGGCCGTGACGGCCCGCATCATCGAGGACGGGCTGGTGTGGATGTCCGGCTCCCGCTGGCATGGACGCGACGTCCTGCGGATTTCGGTGAGCAACTGGACCACGGACGGGTCCGACGTCGACACGGCCGTCGACGCGGTTCGGAAAGCCCTGGCGGCAGTCCGCGGCCCGGAGGGCGCCTAACCGGAAGCGTGGCCCGGTGCTGCCTGGCCAGGGGCCCCTTCCGCCGATGCTGCTTGTCCCGGTTCGGGAAGATCGTGGGCCGCGGGCAATCCTGGAAGGGTGCGCCCCGCAAGCGTGCTCGCGACCCACAGGGAGCGTGCGAGGTCGCCGTCGTGGTGCGGACGGCCGGCATACGACAAGGCATTTTCAACTTCGCGGGCAAGGCTCCACTGCCGCGCCACCTCCGCATCCAGCCCCGCGGAGGCGCTGAAATCGCGGCACCTTTCCAGCAACCCCTGCCGGGGATCGGACCGGGGGAGGTCACGGAGACGGTTCCACAGGAGCGGGGCCACGGAGAACTCGGCTTCGCCGATCATCGGCTGCGGATCTATGGCGGCAAAGCCTTCCGCGGCAGCCGAGGGCGGCTGGCACTGCGGCCGGGCCAGGATGTTCAGGTAGTGGAAGTCCGAATTCACCAGAACGTCGGTCCCGGCACGGCGGCCCACCGCTCCGCGGGTCTGGCAGACCTCCAGGGCGGCCTCCAGCAGCCAGCGCGGAAATGGCCTCCCGAGCTGCTCCCAGTCCGCGGGGAGATCATCGCTCCATTGTTCGGCGCGGGCTGCCACATGGTCGAATTCCTGCCACTCCGGGCGCTGGTCCGGCGCCAGGCTTAGCTGCCGGGTCAGCCCGCCCCATACCTCTGTGGCCGTCTCCAGCGGGACATCCTGAAGGGAGCGGCAGGCGTCCAGCCGCTCCAGCAGCATGGAACACGTTCCGGCATCTGATTCCAGGAGCCGCACTGCCCCCTGGCCGTCCCAGAGCCGGAGGGCGTAACGCTCAACCCGGGCTTCGTCGTGCGGGTAGGCAACCTTCAACGCAGCAGGAACACCTGCCCGGGTCACCGGGACAACCACGCCGCCATGACCGCTCCATGGCAGCGCGCCAGGTTCGAGGTCCAGTTCAAGGCCCCACCGCTCCAGGCGTCCGCAGATCAGTCCCTGCAGGGAGCCGAGCCAGGCTCGTCCGCCGCTGGTCCGGCTGTAGCGGCGGCTGAGGTCAGGCGGGATGGGGACGGCTGCGGGTGGTTTCATCGGATCCAGCGTACCGCCGGGTAGCCGGGCCGGATCGCTGGCAGCGCCGCCCGTCAGGCGACGACGCCGCTGGCACCCAGCAGGTTGCCGATGGCGAAGGTGGCGATGAGTGCCAGGGCGCCGCCGACCACCACCCTGAGGGCTGCCTTCGTTTTGGAGCCCCCGCCGATCCAGGCACCGAGTGCGCCGGTCAGGGCCAGCGCCACGAGCACGGCCACGAAGGTCAGGGGGACCCGGATGTTTTCCGGGGGCAGCAAAATGGCCAGCATGGGCAGGACCGCGCCGACCAGGAAGGCTATGGCGGACGCGAAAGCGGCGTGCCACGGGCTGACGATATCGGTTTCGTCAATGTGGAGCTCGGCGGAAAGGTGGGCGCCGAGGGCATCGTGGGCCGTGAGTTCCTTGGCGACGGTGCGCGCGGTGGCGGCGCTGAGGCCCTTGCCCTGGTAGATGGCGGCGAGTTCCTCCAGCTCTTCCTCGGGCTGTTCGGCCAGTTCGCGCCGTTCCTTTTCGATCAGCGCCTGCTGGCTGTCCTTCTGGCTGCTGACGGACACATACTCGCCCAAGGCCATGGAGATGGCGCCACCCACCACGCCGGCGGCACCGGCGATGAGGATGGGGCCCGATTCGGTGGTGACACCGGCAACACCCACCACAATTGCCGCGACGGAGACAATGCCGTCGTTCGCTCCCAGCACACCCGCGCGCAGCCAGTTCAGCCGATGGGCGATGTCGTTGTGGTGCGGTTCATTCTCGTGCTGCGTCGCGGTCCCTGCGGTATCCATGCCTATAGCAAACCATTGGTGTCCGGACCCTGCCACTAACACATGGCTAAGGAAGGTTAGGCAGCCCTCGGCCGGGAGCGGCCGGACGGCAACGTGCTGGACGGGAGCTGGCCTTATCCGGCGTCCGACTGCCGGGGCGGTGCCGGCGGCGCCGTCGGATCCTGGCCCCGCCCGTCCTGCGGGAGTTCGGGGAGCTGCGCAGTGTTCACCACGATGCCAGGGAGGGGACCGGGGTCGGCGCCCCAGAGTATTGCGCGGTTGGCGGCGGCCAGGAGACCCGAAATGGCCCATTGCCGGGTGCTGCCGTCGCTGAGCGCCACCAGGTCCCCGTACACCGGGAGGGTTCCTGCTTCGAGGCTACCCAGGCCGGACGCGGGCGATTCGAGGAACAGCGGGCCGAGCGTGTACCCCGCCTCCCGCGGCGGAATGGCCGCACACTGTGCCCGGCTCAGCGCCTCCGCCTCGGCAAGGACTGCTTCATGCCGCGCCAAAAGCTGCGACGCCGAGTCGGCGGCAGCGCCCTCAAGGCGGGCGACGGCCACCTGATAGCCGTAGACCGTTTCTGCTTCGGTCTTGACCGTCATCGCCAGGGCGCCTTCCGGAGTCGCTGTGGGTGCCACCGGTTCTGCAGCCGTTCCGGAAGCAGCCGGCGCCGCCCGGCATGAATCTTCGCCGGCCGCCTGCGCTCCGGCTGACGGCGTTGTTACCGGAAGGGGCGCCGTTACCGGAAGCGCGGGCGCCGGCGGTGCGGCGGCCCCCACCGCCGGCGCCAGCGAGGATGCCTGAAGAAGCTGGGCGGTGCCGACGGCGGCCAGCAGCCGTGCCATACCGCCGTCGGACGCTTCCGCATCAGTCAGGCGCTGCCCGCCGCTGGCGGACAGTGCGGCCACAAGCCCGGCGGGGGAGTCCGGCCCCGCCGTCGTACCGCCCGCTGAGGCGGAGGGAACCCCGGAGGCAGTCCCCGACGCGGCACTTGTGGCTGATTGCCCCTGATCAGATGTTTTCTGACCGGGGGCGTTCTGATCAGGGGCGGCCAATGCTCTGGCCTGGGTTGTCAGCAAAGTCACAGTGCGGAGCAGGGCCTGGCGCTCGGCACCGGAAACGGAATCGGCCAGGCGGCTGCCAGTGGTGCGCAGCTGCAGCGTTTCGGCAAGGGCCGCGGCCCGTGCGCGTTCGGAGAAGGCTGGTTCCGGCGCCTCAGGCGGCGGGCCCGGAGTCAGCACCAGCCCGAGGCTGATGACAAGCACTGCCAATGACGCCAGGATGCCGTACCGGAAATAGCGGCCCGGCCGTCGTTTTTCCTTGGTGTCGTCTTTCACAACAGACCATGTTGTCATGCCCGGCAGCAAGCGGGTGCACCACGGCGCCCATAAAATCGCTACGCTAGTACACACAACATCATCTAGCGGGAGGCGG harbors:
- a CDS encoding pyridoxal phosphate-dependent decarboxylase family protein; translated protein: MSAGDEPFRDALDAAARHAREWLESQPTRHVGPRATAGELDAVFGGPMPGNGLPAGDVIDYLATNAEPGLMAMPSGRFFGWVIGGTLPAAMAADWLVSAWDQNTCVRFATPATAAIEGAAGKWLLELLGLPAESDVGFTTGATMANFTGLAAARWRLMADAGWDFDSDGLAGAPRIHCFVGQERHDTIDLGLRYLGLGRPTVVPSDGQGRINPAELDCALDRSLVSASRGADGSSRPPLLVCLQAGNLHSGAFDPFLEAITVARSHGAWVHVDGAFGLWAAALPELAALTAGVQGADSWGTDAHKTLNVPYDCGIVVVRDARALRSAMGLHASYLVQDADGAADPFETVPELSRRARGVPVWAALKSLGREGVAAQVRNLVSRASQLAERLSVLDGVEILNDVQYTQVSLAFGDDATTRAVTARIIEDGLVWMSGSRWHGRDVLRISVSNWTTDGSDVDTAVDAVRKALAAVRGPEGA
- a CDS encoding aminoglycoside phosphotransferase family protein, with translation MKPPAAVPIPPDLSRRYSRTSGGRAWLGSLQGLICGRLERWGLELDLEPGALPWSGHGGVVVPVTRAGVPAALKVAYPHDEARVERYALRLWDGQGAVRLLESDAGTCSMLLERLDACRSLQDVPLETATEVWGGLTRQLSLAPDQRPEWQEFDHVAARAEQWSDDLPADWEQLGRPFPRWLLEAALEVCQTRGAVGRRAGTDVLVNSDFHYLNILARPQCQPPSAAAEGFAAIDPQPMIGEAEFSVAPLLWNRLRDLPRSDPRQGLLERCRDFSASAGLDAEVARQWSLAREVENALSYAGRPHHDGDLARSLWVASTLAGRTLPGLPAAHDLPEPGQAASAEGAPGQAAPGHASG
- a CDS encoding VIT1/CCC1 transporter family protein — translated: MDTAGTATQHENEPHHNDIAHRLNWLRAGVLGANDGIVSVAAIVVGVAGVTTESGPILIAGAAGVVGGAISMALGEYVSVSSQKDSQQALIEKERRELAEQPEEELEELAAIYQGKGLSAATARTVAKELTAHDALGAHLSAELHIDETDIVSPWHAAFASAIAFLVGAVLPMLAILLPPENIRVPLTFVAVLVALALTGALGAWIGGGSKTKAALRVVVGGALALIATFAIGNLLGASGVVA
- a CDS encoding ferritin-like domain-containing protein yields the protein MKDDTKEKRRPGRYFRYGILASLAVLVISLGLVLTPGPPPEAPEPAFSERARAAALAETLQLRTTGSRLADSVSGAERQALLRTVTLLTTQARALAAPDQNAPGQKTSDQGQSATSAASGTASGVPSASAGGTTAGPDSPAGLVAALSASGGQRLTDAEASDGGMARLLAAVGTAQLLQASSLAPAVGAAAPPAPALPVTAPLPVTTPSAGAQAAGEDSCRAAPAASGTAAEPVAPTATPEGALAMTVKTEAETVYGYQVAVARLEGAAADSASQLLARHEAVLAEAEALSRAQCAAIPPREAGYTLGPLFLESPASGLGSLEAGTLPVYGDLVALSDGSTRQWAISGLLAAANRAILWGADPGPLPGIVVNTAQLPELPQDGRGQDPTAPPAPPRQSDAG